Below is a genomic region from Brassica oleracea var. oleracea cultivar TO1000 chromosome C9, BOL, whole genome shotgun sequence.
ACCCTTCTCTTGCAGCGCCATATACAATCCTCAGACCAAGGTTCAAGAAGAAGGTCCATCCGAAACCTTAGATTACCGCGTCTTCTTCCTCGATGGTAGCTCCGGAAAGAAGGTTCCTTTTTCTCTCTTACTATTGTGTCTCTCTGTCTTAAAGTTCAAACCTTTTGTGTCTCTCTGTGCTAAAGTTCAAACCTTTTGTGTCTCTCTGTGTTAAAGTTCAAACCTTTTGTGTCTCTCTGTGCTTAAAGTTCAAACCTTTTGTTCTCTTTATGCTCTATGGATCTTTCACATTGCTAATTGGACTACTACTGTGATTAAAGATTAACACTATGACATGCTTTTGATTACATCACTCTGTTCTCTGTTAAAACGCCTTTGGATTCGTTACTCTGTTTTGCAATTTGTGTATAGGTTTCTCCATGGCATGATATACCATTGACCTTAGGAGATGGAGTTTTCAACTTCATAGTTGAGATCCCTAAAGAGTCTAAAGCAAAAATGGAGGTTGCTACTGATGAAGACTACACTCCTATTAAGCAAGACACAAAGAAGGGCAAGCTAAGATACTATCCGTACAACATAAACTGGAACTATGGGTTGCTTCCACAGACATGGGAAGATCCATCTCAGGCTAACCCTGAAGTTGAAGGAGCTTTTGGTGATAATGATCCAGGTGATTACTATCTTTTTTTTTTTTTAATATAACTAGAATATTGTAACAAGCTTAATTAATGTTCTTGGGTTTTGGGATTTGTATGTAGTTGATGTTGTTGAGATTGGGGAAGCCCAAAGGAAGATAGGAGAGGTTCTAAAGATCAAGCCTTTGGCTGCTTTAGCTATGATTGATGAAGGGGAGCTGGACTGGAAGATTGTTGCCATTTCTTTGGATGACCCTAAAGCTCATCTTGTCAATGATGTTGATGACGTTGAGAAGCATTTCCCTGTAAGTGCTGAATCTAGTAGTGGAAGACGGTCTAAAATTCTCAGGTTTCTGATCCTTGACTGGTGGATGCAGGGTACATTGACAGCCATTAGAGATTGGTTTAGGGACTACAAGATCCCAGATGGAAAGCCTGCTAACAGGTTTGGTCTTGGAGACAAACCAGCAAACAAAGTAAGTTCCTTTCTATATATTTCTCTTGTGGTGTAGCTTCTTCATGTTTGGTACTGAAACTGAGAGGAGCTTAGCTATAACACTTACGCTTTGGTGTTTTGTTACAGGACTATGCTTTGAAGATCATCCATGAAACGAATGAATCATGGGCTAAGCTTGTGAAAAGATCAGTTGATGCTGGAGACCTTTCACTTTTCTGAACAGTTAAACAATCATATCTTTGCAATGTCCTGTAATGAGCTCGAATTTTGATCAGACTCATGAGTCCTACATCATTCTTGTTTTTCTCTCTTTCTAAAGAGAGATCTAAACATTGAGATTTTATTTTTCACCATTGATGACTGAGTGAGATAATAAAAACATTCTGAAAAAATAATTATATTGAATATGAAACCAGGCTTTGTGACTGCCATCAAACGTAGCTTTTATTAATTAACAAAAATTAATAAGATCTGTCAAGTTATATGAAAATTATTTAAGAAATATCGCATGGAAAAATAATTTATATTATTGATCGAATTAATATATTTGGCCCTTAAAAAATTTAATTTTTTTTTGTTAATTACATAATTTGTTTACTAATTAACTGATCTCATTTTTGAAAATATTTTTGGTCAAAAAATTATTTATCGCATAAAAACCTAACGTTTAGGTCGAAGAATCTCATGCCTACTATTTGGTTACAATGAAACTATGTCAGCTCGGTTTTATATCATGATTTAGCAATTTAAAAGTTAATTATGGTTATGAGAAGTTTACGTTCACGTGCCAATCATATCTATCTTCGATATTTTTTTCTTTTTTGTGTCATTTTGGTTATTGCTCGATTTAAATATTGATTTTTGAGTTTATTCTCATTTGTTTCTTTTATTTTGGCCTGAGATTAGAAAATAATTTAAGATTCAAAATTATTAAAGAGATACATACTTAGGTTAAGATCTGCGCATTGAGGCTTGCACATATAAATCAAATGACCGCTCTTGTTTATTCGCAACTATTTTAGAATAAATAAATCAAAACAATCAATCTTATCTATCGTATATGATATATAATTAAATTTAAACGATATGAAGTATATATATATATATATATTAACATAAACACCTATTAAAATAAAATTATTTATTTATATGATTTTATTATCATTGTATCTTATTATAGAAAAAAAATTAAACATTGATCACAAAAGTTTATATGAGATTTTTAACAGTTTTAGTAATTTATACTCGTTTTGAAAAATTCAAAATAGAACATATACAAAAAAATCTAAATTTTTAATATATGATTAATGTAATTGTGTAATTTATTTTAATAGTAAAGAATTAAACAAAAATGATAGAAAACATACAAATTATTAGCAAATCTTCATTATTTAAAATCATTAAGTACTATATATCAGAATCACATTAGGTAATTTCGTAGGTTTTATTTAAGAAAATAATATATAATAAATAGTCACCTTGCTTTAGTTAATATCATATGATATCATATAGTTGGTATTAAATTTTTCTAGTGAGATATAAAAATCGAATTGAACCAACATATTTTTCAATTTTAATGTGAAGCTGACACGTAGAATTAATTAACTACATAATTGATTGACACATAAGCAAGTGGTCTTTTTAATTATTACAAAATTGAGGTTACATCTTTTCAAATGTTTCTCAATTAATATATTGGGGATTTATTTATTTCAAAGTGTAGCATCAATAGAAAAAAAAACATGATTGTTTTCATTATCATTCTGTTACTATACATTGTAAGAGTTTATTGTTATCATATTTTCTTAATTTCCATTTTTTTTTGTTTTTTTTTTTTGCTTTTGTCTTTATATTTGTTTGATATGTTTACGTGCTATATAAAATCTTATTTGCACGTGTCTAAATACTTTTACATGCATGCTTTATAGTATTGAGCTTTTTCAGATAGGCGAAACCCCAACGTAACATTCAGAGTGTTTAAAATATATAAACTGGAACCGTGAACGGAACAGTTTTTTATAAAGACGTTATTATTATGAAACTAATGTTTTTGGAACAATTTAAATGGAACATGAAAATAAGTTTTGTGATTTGACAATTGACAAGAAGCTTTTGAGAGAGAAATGAGTGAGAAACTTTAGAGAGGTTCTCCATCAATCCATTTTTTGAACATAAGTGAGCATTGGTCAGGATTATACTCAGCGGTGTGTCCTCCTCCCTGCAAAATCACACAATCAATCTCTCTTTCTTTTCACTATGTTTACTGCAAAGGCTTTGGAGAAGAATGAATAAAGAAATGGGGCTCAAAAATTAGTGCCTTGATGGTTGCAAATGTCATCTTATTAGCGTAAGTCCTTGTATATCCAGCGACTTGATAGCTACTCATCATCCAAGGTCTCCAGTCATCAACAATGGAATAGTTGAGACTTCTGATCCATACTTCCGTTGAAGAGTAAGGTGCCATCATATCATGATCACCACTGTTCAAAAACTTCCAGAATATGAGTTTGTGACTTACACACCAAGAATGAATAATATTTTGAGTCTCTAATATTTAAGTAATATTAGTAACCCTCGAAAAGTAAAACAATGTCACATCAACAAACAAAAATCTTGCCTGTAGATGAGGGAGCGGAACCCTTTACGACTATTGTTCACGTGATATGGAACGGCATTGTCAATATCAAATGTATATGGAATGTTTTGGATGTTGCATCGGTTCCATTTTCCTAACTCCTGCATCATGATGGTATTAACATTAAATTGGTCACTATTTGTGCTGCCTTTGTTATATTTATATATGTACCATCTTCACGCCTAGAGCTTTGCGTACATTTTCATCGTTTGCCCAAATAGCAGACAGAAAATACCTATAAGTCTGCGAAGACAACAAGTAATCAGAAATTTTCAAACCTATGAATATAGAAAACAACCAAAACAAGAGAATTCTTACAAAGCAGCTAGGAGGAGGCAATGATGGTGTATCGTTTCCTGAAAACTCTTTCAGTTCTCGCCGTCTACCAGTTTTGATGTTTCGTAAGGTTTGTGGTATGTCTCCTAAGACGTAATCTACTGGGCAGTTTGGTAACAAAATCTGCTCTACATATATCTCCGAGATACACTAATAACACTCAAAAACAAAGAGTCTGTGGGAAAAAAAGCAATCAGATATATAGATATTCAAATGGTGTTTGGTATTATGATCTTTACATTATCATAAGCTTGAAGATCATTTAAGCATTTTTCATTACTCGGATCTAGATTAATGTGTATTCCTCCGCAACTTTTTTCAAGCGACTGCATAAAAAAAAGTAGTGAGAAAAAAAAAGATTGGAAACATATGTTGGTCTCAACAGCCCCATATACCATAGACAGTACCTCAAAGAGCTCATCTGAAATAAGTCCCATCCGATGAGCAAATGGAACTTTATAATTAGATTCAAGGTTTAGATTTGTTATAGGGTTTCCAAGAACATATCCCTGCTCAATTTATAGGAAGATATTATTAACCTCAACCGAATTATTCAATCCAAAAAATGGGAAGAGAATACCTGAATACTTATGAATGGTGTGAGACCTTTCTCATTTCCTGTATTTCATATAGTATAATGTTATTAAGATCTTTATTAGAAACGGCGAAAATAAGCCTAAGTACTAATTAAAATACCAAGTGAAATCTGTTGCACAACTCCGGGAACAATGTGCCCGGAATATGAATCTCCACCAACGTAAAATGGATTCGATATAAACTCAGGGTGATCCACCAACCACTGCAGCAGGCAAACAAAATAAAAGTACGCTTAAGAAAGAAAAAAATGAAGAAACAGCAACAAAGTACACACAAAAAAGGAAAGAAAAGAAACTAAACTCAACTCTTCTAAGAAATTGATCGATTTGATGAATTTGTATGATGTCGCTCGTCTCAGCAGCACGCGGAGTTTTGGCATAAGAATATCCAGAGCCAGCAGGAGATTCCAAATATAAAATGTTAGCCACCTGAACAGGATATGAATTATATACAAATTTGAAAAATGTTGTAGTTTTTTTTGTTTTTGTTTGAACGTAAAAATTATAGAAAGGAAAAAATCGGTTTAATAAAGTTGGTATATATAATTTCTCACCTTTGTCCAAGAAAAAGATGTTAGCTCCAGAGGAGGCAGTGTCCCATTATATACATCTCCTTTGAAAGCTAAAGGACCTGACAAAACCCATTTTGAGAAAGGAAAAAAACATCAACTCAAAGACTTGTCTTAATCCACCAAACAGGATTATGTAAAACCAAGGTGAATAAACAGCACAACTCATCTGGTAGAATCAAACTATTTGTTACCGTTTGCGAAGAGTAGTCCACAAATGGAGCTGCATCCAGGCCCACCAGTGAGCCAAATCAAGAGAGGATCTTTTTGTGGATTTCTCTCTGATTTCACAAAGTAGTAAAAGAGGTCAACATCCTCAAATTCACCAACACTCACATACCTTTTATTTTTTCCATTTTCAAACCGTATACAAGTGCAGCAAATAAGAAAGAAACATTTTAGAAATTAGAAATCAATAACTTTCTGATGATGAAAATTAGAATTAAGAGGTTGACTTTTATTACCCTGTCTCGAGCGCGAAAGGAAGAGGACCTTCAAAACCAGGAAGATACTTCACATGCAAAGAAGTAACAACAACATAATGTATGGATGTCGAGATGCTCAACAGAAAAAAGATGAGCGAAAGAAAATTTCTCATTTTCTCTGCTTGTGTCGCAAGCAATAGGTCAAAGGAACCTTTAATCCCAAATGCTAATAGTGATTGAAGAAAGAAGGATGCTACGCTAATTAAGTAAAAGATTAAACACCAATTAGCTAACAGAGGTTAAACTAAGACATTATCATGAACACCCTATTATTAAACTAATTAATATTCATATGCATTATCATACTCATTAGTTTTCATACTCATTGTCAATTGCAGGTAACATATTTAATTATATGCATTTTCATACTCATTGTCATGTCTAGGCCTCGGACTTATTATCTGAGATCCGGATTCGATCCGAGATCCGCTCCGAAAATAGGATATCCGGGGTGCCCGGATCCGAATCCGGATAGTAAAATTTTGGATCCGTGCAAACCGAATCCGGATCCGGATATCTTAATTTTTAGGTTCGGATATCCGGATCCGGATCCGTATTTTTAAAATACATTAAATTTTTAAATTTTATTAATATTTATATTTGATATATTAATATTTATACATGAATTAATCTTATAATATTATATTTTAGTTTTTACAATATTATAAACATATATAAATATATTTATAAATATTTAATTTATGTATTATATTAAAAAAAATTAGTATTTTTTGTTAAAAAAATTATTTTTAATTATTTTAACGGATCCGGATCTGGATATCCGCGGATAATAGAATATCGAGATGGATATCCGAAACCCGGATATCCGGAAACCACGAATCCGGATCCGGATATTAAATCCACGGATCCGGATCCGGATCCGGATAACCTAAATTTCCTGGATATCCGGATCCGTCGCAGGGCCATGTCACTAAACAATATTCTCAGCCAGTTCATAACTTTATTGAACAAATACTAGATTGCTTATGTCATTTGCAGGTAACATGATTTTACGATGA
It encodes:
- the LOC106318200 gene encoding serine carboxypeptidase-like 19 gives rise to the protein MRNFLSLIFFLLSISTSIHYVVVTSLHVKYLPGFEGPLPFALETGYVSVGEFEDVDLFYYFVKSERNPQKDPLLIWLTGGPGCSSICGLLFANGPLAFKGDVYNGTLPPLELTSFSWTKVANILYLESPAGSGYSYAKTPRAAETSDIIQIHQIDQFLRRWLVDHPEFISNPFYVGGDSYSGHIVPGVVQQISLGNEKGLTPFISIQGYVLGNPITNLNLESNYKVPFAHRMGLISDELFESLEKSCGGIHINLDPSNEKCLNDLQAYDNCISEIYVEQILLPNCPVDYVLGDIPQTLRNIKTGRRRELKEFSGNDTPSLPPPSCFTYRYFLSAIWANDENVRKALGVKMELGKWNRCNIQNIPYTFDIDNAVPYHVNNSRKGFRSLIYSGDHDMMAPYSSTEVWIRSLNYSIVDDWRPWMMSSYQVAGYTRTYANKMTFATIKGGGHTAEYNPDQCSLMFKKWIDGEPL
- the LOC106313103 gene encoding soluble inorganic pyrophosphatase 6, chloroplastic-like codes for the protein MAATRVLTAAAATTQPTSCFLSKRAFLLPAKTSCLSFNRRALVLKSKQPFSCSAIYNPQTKVQEEGPSETLDYRVFFLDGSSGKKVSPWHDIPLTLGDGVFNFIVEIPKESKAKMEVATDEDYTPIKQDTKKGKLRYYPYNINWNYGLLPQTWEDPSQANPEVEGAFGDNDPVDVVEIGEAQRKIGEVLKIKPLAALAMIDEGELDWKIVAISLDDPKAHLVNDVDDVEKHFPGTLTAIRDWFRDYKIPDGKPANRFGLGDKPANKDYALKIIHETNESWAKLVKRSVDAGDLSLF